Within the Streptomyces sp. R41 genome, the region CCGTGTCGCTGTACTGGTCGTAGAGACGTCCGAAGGCGTCGGCCTCGCCGGCCTGGGCGCGCTCCACGAGGTCCATCATCCGGGCGCTGTCACTGTCTGCGGCCGGGCGGCGTGCGGTGGTGGTTGAGCCCGAGCGGCCCCGTCTGCCGACCGCCGCGTTGCCGTCGGCCAGGGCGTAGCAGGGGCCGACGGGCGCGGGGACGGCGAAGGCGGGGACGGCGTACGCGGTGGGGACGAAGCCGCGCAGACGGTCCAGGACCGTTGCGCGCAGCGTAGCCAGGCCCGAGGCGTCAACCCCGACGTGTGAGTACACGGGACTCCCAGAGGCAGAGCTTCCATCACGTGCAGTGCGGGACCGTTCACCCGTCGTAGCGACGGAGGGGTACCGGTTTGCGTCTGAGGAGAATAACGCTTCGTACAGGCAGCGCTACACCCAGTTGCTCAAATCATCGATTACGTCGCTTCTGTTACTGATCGACGCCTCTTCAAGTACCGGACAGTGACCGGTTGTTGATCGGATTAGTCCGCGTTCCGTTTGAGTGCGGGGCGTGTTGTGGCCGTCTGCGGTTAACGGGACTGGCGGGGGCGCTGGGCGGGTAGGACCCCGTGATTGCGTCCACCCCGCCGCCCATGTCCGAGCTCCAAGCGGTTTTCGCCCCTCCGCCCCTACCCGTCCCGTACCTGGGGGCTGCCGCCCCCAGACCCCCGCATCGGCCTGAACGGCCTCGTCCTCAAACGCCGGACGGGCTGAAGACCTGCCGGCCGGGGTGGAGGGGCCAGGCGGGGTGGGTGGGATACACCCACAGCCGCGGACGCACACGGTACGGACCCGCAGCCGCGGAGGCAGGCCACCACGGAACCACCGTCGCAGACGCACGCCCCACGGAGCCGCAGTCGCGGACGCACACAGCACGGACCCGCAGTTGCGGACGCACGCCCCCACGGACCCGCAAATCGCGGACGCACGCCCTCACTCAGCGGCAGTTGCGGACGCACGCCCCCACTCAGCGGCAGTCGCCGACGCACGGGAGGGGCCGTGCCGGTACATCACATGCCCCGTCGCTTACGTGGTTGCCAACAGGCAGAGCCATGTAAGGCAAGCGATCTGCCACCGGCGACGGGGCGGATGTACCGGCACGGCCCCGACCCACCCACCGATGGAAAGGCGAGGGAGAGCGGTGAGTGTCAGCGGCGTCGCTGGTGCAGGGCGATCGGGGCAGCCGTGCCCCGCCCCAGCCACCGGCGGAACGCGAGTGACAGCGGCGAGTGTCAGCGGCGTCGCTGGTGCAGGGCGATCGGGGCAGCCGTGCCCCGACCCGCCCGCCGGCGGAACGCGAGTGTCAGCGGCGTCGGCGGTGCAAGGCGATCGCGGCCGCCGTGCCGCCCGCCACCGCGCCGACCCCGGCCGCCGCCGGAATGCCGACCTTCGCGGCCTTGCGCGCCGTGCGGTAGTCGCGCAGGCGCCAGTCGAAGGTGCGGGCGTGCTTGCGGAGCTTCGTGTCGGGGTTGATGGCGTAGGGGTGGCCCACCAGCGAGAGCATCGGGATGTCGTTGTGGGAGTCGCTGTACGCCGCGCAGCGGGAGAGGTCCAGCCCCTCCGCGGCGGCCAGCGCGCGCACCGCCTCCGCCTTCGCGGGTCCATGCAACGGCTCGCCGACCAGCTTGCCCGTGTAGACGCCGTCCACCGACTCCGCGACCGTGCCGAGTGCCCCGGTCAGGCCCAGGCGGCGGGCGATCACCGTGGCGATCTCGACCGGGGCCGCCGTGACCAGCCAAACCTTCTGGCCCGCGTCCAGGTGCGCTTGGGCCAACGCCCGCGTACCCGGCCAGATCCGCTCGGCCATGTACTCGTCGTAGATCTCCTCGCCGATCGACATCAGCTCCGAGACCCGGTGGCCCTTGACGATCGACAGCGCCGAGTCGCGCGCGTCCTGCATGTGCTCCGGGTCCTCGACCCCGGCCAGCCTGAACCACGCCTGCTGCCAGGCGAATCGGGCGAGGTCGCGCGTCTCGAAGAACTTCCGCTTGTACAGGCCCCGCCCGAAGTGGAAGAGGGCAGCGCCTTGCATCACGGTGTTGTCGAGATCGAAGAACGCGGCGGCCTTGTCGTCGCCGAGCACCGGGAACTCCGGTTCCTCGACGGAGACATCCGGCGCGGCTTCGTGTGCGAGATCCTCCAGTTCCTGCGAGGACTTGCGCGCTGCCTCCGCCGAGGCCTCGCCTGCCAACACGCTCCGCGCGGTGGCGGAGCGCCTACGGGGAGTGAGCCATCCGAGAGCGGCCATGTCGTGAGCATAGCCAGTTTGTTCGGTGCTTCCGGAGTCGAGAGGATTCGGCGCTGTGAACTCTCCGCGACCGAGCCGTTAAAGATGCGATCCGAACGGCGCGTCGGGCCGGTGCGGGGGCGGATTGTCGCGTGAGGAGCCGACGGGACTCCCCTGGGGCGCGGCGGCGCGAGAATGGCTGGTATGAGTTCCATGTTCCGGCGCGGTGGGCGTCGTACGGAGAAGAAGGCTCCCGGGGAGCGGCTGGTCACACTGATCAGGAAGCCCGGGTGTCATCTGTGCGATGACGCACAGGAAGTGATCGAGAAGGTGTGCGGTGATCTCGGGGTGCCCTGGGAGCACAAGGACATCACCCAGGACGAGGACCTGCACCGTGAGTACTGGGAACAGATCCCGGTCGTGCTGGTGGACGGCGCCCAGCACACCTTCTGGCGTGTGAACGAGGAACGCCTTCGCAAAGCCCTCACGCAGTGAATTCCGTGAGGGGAACGCCCACCGTGGCCCTGATGTGACCTGACTGAGTAGTCCAAGTGGTCCGGAAAGTCGCCTAGGATCGACGGCGAGTGGTCTCGGGGGCGGGATTCGTTGAGGAGAGTGTGCGGTTTTGCCCCCTTCAGGTGCGGAACGAAGCTGTCCGCGCGCCGGTTCCATACGTGCGCGCCGGGCCTGCGTGACCCCGGTCACGTTGGCCGGGCAAATCGGACACCATCTTTGTGCACGCGTTCACAAAGACATAGCCTGCATTCGACGGGGCGGTCTAGGTATGTGTGACCGCCTGCAGCCCCGCTCTACCCGCAGGAGCACCGTGGCAACTGGCCGAACTCACCGACCGGCGACCCGCAGCCGAGGGATTCCCGAGGCCACCGTCGCCCGGCTTCCGCTGTACCTCCGAGCCCTCACCGCACTGTCGGAGCGCTCGGTACCCACGGTCTCCTCCGAGGAGCTCGCGGCCGCGGCGGGGGTCAACTCCGCGAAGCTCCGCAAGGATTTCTCCTACCTCGGCTCCTACGGGACGCGAGGTGTGGGGTACGACGTCGAGTATCTCGTGTACCAGATCTCCCGCGAACTGGGCCTGACCCAGGACTGGCCGGTTGTGATCGTCGGTATCGGTAACCTCGGCGCCGCGCTGGCCAATTACGGAGGGTTCGCGTCCCGTGGTTTCCGGGTCGCCGCGCTGATCGACGCCGATCCCGAGATGGCCGGCAAGCAGGTCGCCGGGATCGCCGTGCAGCACAGCGACGGCCTGGAGAAGATCGTCGACGAGAACGGCGTCTCCATCGGGGTCATCACCACCCCGCCGGGCGTCGCCCAGCAGGTCTGCGACCGCCTGGTCGCCGCCGGGGTCACCTCCATCCTCAACTTCGCGCCGACCGTGCTGTCCGTCCCGGACGGCGTCGACGTACGCAAGGTCGATCTCTCCATCGAGCTGCAGATCCTCGCCTTCCACGAGCAGCGCAAGGCCGGCGAGGAGGCCGAGGCCCAGGCCGGCGCCGTGGCCGCGGCTGCGCAGGAGAACAACGGCAAAGGGCCTGACGGGGACGTCCCCGCCGTGATGCCGGCATGAGTCTCCTCGTCGTCGGGCTGAGCCACCGCAGCGCTCCGGTCAGCGTCCTGGAGCGGGCCGCGCTGTCCGCGGACGCCCAGGTCAAGCTGCTCCAGGACACGGTCGCCGCCGAGCCGGCCACCGAGGCCTCGGTGCTCGCCACCTGCAACCGCATCGAGCTGTACGCCGATGTGGACAAGTTCCACGCGGGCGTCGCCGAGCTGTCCACGCTGCTCGCTCAGCACAGCGGGGTCGGGCTCGAAGAGCTCACTCCTTACTTGTACGTGCACTACGAGGACCGGGCGGTCCACCACCTCTTCTCGGTGGCCTGCGGACTCGACTCGATGGTGGTGGGCGAGGGCCAGATCCTCGGCCAGATCAAGGACGCGCTGGCCACCGCCCAGGAGCTGCACACGGCGGGCCGCCTGCTGAACGACCTGTTCCAGCAGGCGCTGCGGGTCGGCAAGCGCGCCCACTCCGAGACCGGCATCGACCGCGCCGGACAGTCCCTGGTCACCTTCGGCCTGGAGCAGCTGTCGTCCGGCGCCGCCGTCGACGGCTGGGTCAAGGGCAAGCGCGCCCTGGTCATCGGCGCCGGCTCCATGTCCTCCCTGGCCGCCGCGACACTCGCGCGCGCCGGGGTCGCCGAGATCGTCATCGCCAACCGCACGCTCGACCGCGCTGAGCGCCTCGCCGAGATCCTCACGGACGGCGACGACACGGACGTGCTGGCCCGCGCGGTACCGATGGACTCCGTGACCGT harbors:
- a CDS encoding HAD family hydrolase, producing MAALGWLTPRRRSATARSVLAGEASAEAARKSSQELEDLAHEAAPDVSVEEPEFPVLGDDKAAAFFDLDNTVMQGAALFHFGRGLYKRKFFETRDLARFAWQQAWFRLAGVEDPEHMQDARDSALSIVKGHRVSELMSIGEEIYDEYMAERIWPGTRALAQAHLDAGQKVWLVTAAPVEIATVIARRLGLTGALGTVAESVDGVYTGKLVGEPLHGPAKAEAVRALAAAEGLDLSRCAAYSDSHNDIPMLSLVGHPYAINPDTKLRKHARTFDWRLRDYRTARKAAKVGIPAAAGVGAVAGGTAAAIALHRRRR
- a CDS encoding glutaredoxin family protein encodes the protein MAGMSSMFRRGGRRTEKKAPGERLVTLIRKPGCHLCDDAQEVIEKVCGDLGVPWEHKDITQDEDLHREYWEQIPVVLVDGAQHTFWRVNEERLRKALTQ
- a CDS encoding redox-sensing transcriptional repressor Rex, which gives rise to MATGRTHRPATRSRGIPEATVARLPLYLRALTALSERSVPTVSSEELAAAAGVNSAKLRKDFSYLGSYGTRGVGYDVEYLVYQISRELGLTQDWPVVIVGIGNLGAALANYGGFASRGFRVAALIDADPEMAGKQVAGIAVQHSDGLEKIVDENGVSIGVITTPPGVAQQVCDRLVAAGVTSILNFAPTVLSVPDGVDVRKVDLSIELQILAFHEQRKAGEEAEAQAGAVAAAAQENNGKGPDGDVPAVMPA